The following proteins are co-located in the Pochonia chlamydosporia 170 chromosome 6, whole genome shotgun sequence genome:
- a CDS encoding calcineurin-like phosphoesterase (similar to Colletotrichum graminicola M1.001 XP_008093455.1), producing MDIQILSDLHLESPKAYDLYNIPPKAPYLALLGDIGNVVAHKDDILTFLMRHLRQFKTILFVPGNHEAYHSSWGETIAVLREFEERVEHDASLGQFVVLDRGTYRPPGLDTVILGCSLFSHVPRESEMAVEMGLNDFFLIKDWTVADHNNAHQRDLTWLNDEVAKIEDNDSATNIIILTHWSPSRLPGVTDPKHMGSPITSGFSTNLTNERCCNSTKVKVWAFGHTHYNCDTEIERENGAGTLRLLANQRGYYFAQADGFDVEKTILV from the coding sequence ATGGACATTCAGATTCTCTCTGATTTGCACCTCGAATCTCCAAAGGCCTACGATCTGTACAACATCCCTCCAAAGGCACCATATCTTGCCCTCCTCGGCGATATTGGGAATGTCGTTGCCCACAAGGATGATATTCTCACTTTCCTGATGAGACATCTTCGTCAATTCAAGACTATTCTTTTCGTTCCAGGGAATCACGAAGCATATCACTCGAGCTGGGGGGAAACAATTGCTGTTCTTCGTGAATTTGAGGAACGGGTCGAACACGACGCTTCACTTGGCCAATTTGTGGTGCTTGATCGCGGGACATATCGTCCCCCAGGGTTAGATACTGTCATTCTGGGCTGCAGTCTCTTCTCTCATGTCCCTAGAGAAAGCGAGATGGCTGTGGAAATGGGTCTGAATGATTTCTTTCTTATTAAAGATTGGACTGTGGCGGATCATAACAACGCCCATCAGAGGGATCTTACTTGGTTAAATGACGAGGTAGCCAAGATCGAGGACAACGACAgtgccaccaacatcatcattctTACTCACTGGAGTCCATCTCGGCTTCCTGGTGTTACGGATCCCAAACATATGGGAAGCCCTATCACCAGCGGATTTTCTACAAATCTAACGAACGAAAGATGCTGCAATAGTACTAAAGTCAAGGTGTGGGCTTTCGGACATACGCATTATAACTGCGATACTGAGATTGAGCGAGAAAATGGCGCAGGGACGCTAAGGCTACTGGCTAATCAGCGAGGGTATTACTTTGCGCAGGCTGATgggtttgatgttgaaaagacTATCCTAGTATAA
- a CDS encoding MFS monosaccharide transporter (similar to Neosartorya fischeri NRRL 181 XP_001260919.1) gives MAIAMGWQKPDNVAGSSAPAIMVGLFVASGGLLFGYDTGAINGILAMSEFKTQFGANCRSTTNADSVSICPKDAALIVAILSAGTAVGALLAAPAGDSLGRRISLLISVGIFCIGAICQTCAQEIVLLLIGRALAGVGVGAISVLVPLYQSEMAPKWIRGTLVCAYQLSITIGLLSASVVNIITSKITNSSAYRIPLGLQLVPALILTAGLLMLPETPRFLIKQGKNEAAGLSLSRLRRLDITHPALIEELQEIIANHQYELTLGPSTYKDAFFGSPHLGRRTFTGCGLQMLQQLSGINFIMYYSTTFFNGVGVNSPYTKSTIINVINVVSTIPGLLIIESWGRRRLLMIGALGMAACQLLMASFTTAAGDDLKYTKETILVVFCCFNIFFFAASWGPVVWVVTSEIYPLKVRAKSMSLSTASNWILNFGIAYATPFMVESGPGSASFGPKIFFIWGAFCIVAFFFVWCMVYETSKISLEQIDEMYERVNHAWNSKDFQPSWSFQQILDQGWSPSGIPEHELQTTASQSSADTTLGDSGSSTITIQHSDEEHNQTRQSNENKTVPMASVDFSY, from the exons atggccattgccatgggCTGGCAGAAGCCCGACAATGTCGCTGGCTCGTCAGCGCCGGCAATTATGGTCGGTCTCTTTGTCGCTTCCGGTGGATTGCTCTTCGGCTATGATACTGG AGCCATAAATGGTATTCTCGCCATGTCGGAATTCAAGACTCAATTTGGTGCCAATTGTCGTTCGACCACTAATGCCGACTCCGTCTCGATTTGTCCAAAAGACGCCGCCCTCATCGTCGCAATTTTGAGCGCTGGCACAGCTGTCGGTGCACTCCTCGCTGCCCCTGCCGGAGATTCATTAGGTCGGCGAATCAGCCTTCTCATCTCGGTTGGCATCTTCTGTATTGGTGCGATCTGCCAGACCTGCGCCCAGGAGATTGTGCTTTTACTGATTGGCAG AGCATTGGCCGGTGTCGGTGTAGGAGCCATCTCAGTCTTGGTTCCCCTGTATCAGTCAGAAATGGCGCCAAAATGGATTCGTGGAACATTAGTCTGTGCCTATCAACTCTCGATTACTATTGGCCTGTTATCCGCATCTGTCGTCAACATTATAACCTCCAAAATTACAAACTCTTCGGCCTACCGCATACCTCTCGGTCTTCAGCTTGTCCCTGCGCTCATTCTTACCGCCGGTCTTCTCATGCTACCAGAAACTCCACGCTTCCTCATCAAGCAAGGCAAGAACGAGGCTGCTGGTCTTTCCCTGAGTCGACTTCGGCGACTAGACATTACGCATCCCGCACTCATCGAAGAGTTGCAGGAAATTATTGCAAATCATCAGTACGAACTTACACTCGGTCCATCAACCTACAAAGACGCCTTTTTCGGTTCGCCACACCTTGGTCGTCGAACGTTCACGGGATGTGGTCTCCAGATGCTTCAGCAGTTATCTGGtatcaacttcatcatgtATTACAGCACGACATTCTTCAACGGTGTTGGGGTCAACAGCCCGTACACAAAATCGACTATTATCAATGTCATCAATGTTGTGTCCACCATCCCTGGCCTGCTCATTATCGAATCATGGGGTCGTCGTAGGTTGCTGATGATTGGCGCTCTTGGCATGGCGGCCTGCCAATTGCTCATGGCGTCCTTCACAACAGCGGCTGGTGACGATCTGAAATATACCAAGGAAACCATTCTTGTTGTCTTTTGTTGCTTCAacattttcttctttgctgcgTCCTGGGGCCCAGTCGTCTGGGTCGTCACATCGGAAATCTACCCCCTGAAAGTGCGAGCCAAGTCCATGTCGCTCTCTACCGCGTCCAATTGGATACTGAATTTTGGAATCGCCTATGCTACCCCTTTTATGGTCGAATCTGGCCCGGGTTCGGCCAGTTTCGGACCCAAAATCTTCTTCATATGGGGAGCATTTTGCATCGTcgcctttttctttgtttggtGTATGGTATACGAAACCAGTAAGATCAGTCTGGAGCAAATCGACGAAATGTACGAACGTGTCAATCATGCATGGAATAGCAAGGATTTCCAACCAAGTTGGAGTTTCCAGCAAATCCTCGACCAGGGTTGGTCACCAAGTGGCATCCCAGAACACGAGCTACAGACCACGGCATCACAAAGTAGTGCGGATACAACACTAGGCGACTCAGGGTCGTCGACGATCACGATACAGCATAGTGACGAGGAGCACAACCAAACAAGACAATCAAATGAGAATAAGACGGTACCGATGGCGAGTGTTGATTTCAGTTATTGA
- a CDS encoding alpha beta hydrolase fold-1 protein (similar to Neofusicoccum parvum UCRNP2 XP_007584548.1), with the protein MSQLSLTALPSADNATGVQLQLPSRSWTLFKNIRVWAVKKTSSRRLKLHNKPSRAHQTQFSTPPTEWRYKPSTQVPSRLKKGSQHHGIHPTMPKNIFSFGTQPFDPTNRFVTSWLLPPWLLFACRALISIYIFTTLFFIIGYTCAHASLGGCLTVRQSFSYFTVLTFWGLGFYFLASSIHTLTYILRKKPLLSTFPRPLQALHSLFYTTVITLPFLVTIVYWGVLYSAPWFELPFDGWHNVSQHGLNSLFALFEVLLARTDTMPWVHLAWLMGILLGYLGVAFVTLASQGWYTYSFLDHDKVGGRGYVAAYVVGIAVGIVVIFVVVWGVVWLRRWVSEVKLGKMGKFVDERRADVDVEMNTAKGT; encoded by the exons ATGTCTCAGCTCAGCCTCACGGCGCTGCCAAGCGCGGACAACGCAACAGGggtccaactccaactcccgTCAAGGTCCTGGACCCTCTTCAAAAATATCAGAGTTTGGGCCGTAAAAAAGACTTCATCACGCAGACTCAAACTCCACAACAAACCTTCACGAGCTCATCAAACTCAGTTCAGCACTCCTCCCACCGAATGGCGATATAAACCCTCAACACAAGTCCCCTCACGACTCAAAAAGGGCTCCCAACACCACGGCATACATCCAACAATGCCCAAAAAcatcttctccttcggcACCCAGCCATTCGACCCTACAAACCGCTTCGTAACATCATGGCTCCTCCCACCATGGCTCCTCTTCGCATGCCGCGCCCTCATT AGCATCTACATCTTCACCacgctcttcttcatcatcggctACACATGCGCGCACGCCTCTCTCGGCGGCTGCCTCACCGTCCGCCAATCCTTCTCCTACTTCACCGTTCTAACATTCTGGGGCCTCGGCTTCTACTTCCTCGCCTCGTCCATCCACACACTCACATACATCCTCCGCAAGAAACCGCTCCTCTCAACATTTCCACGACCCTTGCAGGCGCTGCACTCCCTCTTCTACACCACCGTCATCACGCTGCCGTTCCTCGTGACCATCGTGTACTGGGGCGTGCTGTACTCTGCGCCGTGGTTCGAGCTCCCCTTCGACGGGTGGCACAACGTCTCGCAGCATGGACTGAACTCGCTGTTCGCGCTGTTTGAGGTGCTGCTCGCGAGGACGGACACCATGCCGTGGGTGCATCTGGCGTGGCTGATGGGTATATTGCTGGGGTATTTGGGCGTTGCGTTTGTTACGCTCGCTAGCCAGGGGTGGTATACGTATAGTTTTTTGGATCACGACAAGGTCGGTGGGAGGGGGTATGTTGCTGCGTATGTGGTGGGCATTGCGGTGGGAATCGTGGTTATttttgtggtggtttggggggTTGTTTGGCTGAGGAGGTGGGTTAGTGAGGTGAagttggggaagatgggGAAATTTGTCGATGAGAGGAGAgcggatgtggatgtggagATGAATACGGCCAAGGGGACGTAG
- a CDS encoding glycerol:H+ symporter (Gup1) (similar to Neosartorya fischeri NRRL 181 XP_001260127.1) produces MGPSFFREIYDIDTLDTRFMTSSSVPYRTVIEARSDPDAVKEAADKAQARAPLPKWQTPEFYLYYLVFLWAVPYMFWVAYSVSRPSDPRYPKYERFLSDGWIPGRKIDISDIQYHTFRGNLPYMAALLIFHPLLRTAWNSIYSGASKGRQSSARLEQRASFDFAFAILFLIILNGISALKVLLILYLNFQIGRKLPRKYVPVATWVFNISTLFANELCEGYHLRNVASHISPPVKVGATGDVTDSPLMQTGAWLDGFGGIMPRWEVLFNITILRLISYNMDYYWSIDKKASNALEKKQLDPANLSERDRITISADPEDYSFRNYIAYAVYAPLYLAGPILTFNDYISQLKFKPASIEKPRTIRYGIRFLLVLLAMELILHFDYVSAISMASPVWGDYSAAELSLLSFFNLHIIWLKLLLPWRLFRLWALVDGIDPPENMVRCVSNNYSTQLFWRAWHRSYNRWLIRYLYVPLGGASFRNWAAAARSTLTFFCVFTFVALWHDIQLRLLIWGWLIVLFMVPEWTAAYLFPKRKWESRPTEYRMLCCVGAVANVLMMMAANLVGFAVGLDGLQSIIAGILHDWSGFIFLTVACACLFVGIQVMFEIRESEKRKGATLKC; encoded by the exons ATGGGCCCCTCCTTCTTCCGCGAGATATACGACATCGATACCCTCGATACTCGTTTCATGACCTCGTCGTCCGTTCCGTACCGTAccgtcattgaagcccgTAGCGATCCCGATGCCGTGAAGGAGGCTGCCGACAAAGCGCAAGCTCGTGCACCACTGCCAAAATGGCAGACACCAGAGTTCTACCTGTACTATTTGGTATTTTTGTGGGCGGTACCGTACATGTTTTGGGTTGCGTATAGCGTGTCGAGGC CTTCGGACCCCCGATATCCCAAATACGAACGTTTTCTCTCCGATGGTTGGATACCTGGCCGGAAAATCGACATTTCAGATATACAGTATCACACCTTTCGAGGCAACTTGCCGTACATGGCTGCCTTGCTAATATTCCATCCACTTTTGCGGACAGCCTGGAATTCGATTTACAGCGGTGCGAGCAAGGGCCGCCAGAGTTCTGCGCGACTAGAACAGCGAGCCTCGTTTGATTTCGCGTTTGCTATCCTATTCTTGATCATCTTGAATGGCATTTCGGCGCTCAAGGTGCTGCTGATTCTGTACCTCAACTTCCAGATTGGACGCAAACTTCCGCGCAAGTACGTGCCTGTGGCGACCTGGGTCTTTAATATCTCAACCCTGTTTGCAAACGAGCTTTGTGAAGGCTACCATCTGAGAAATGTTGCGAGCCACATCTCTCCACCGGTCAAGGTCGGCGCGACGGGGGATGTGACAGACTCTCCGTTGATGCAGACCGGCGCATGGTTGGATGGATTCGGAGGTATTATGCCTAGATGGGAAGTTTTGTTTAATATTACGATTCTGCGACTCATCAGTTACAATATGGATTATTACTGGAGCATTGATAAGAAGGCGTCGAACGCATTGGAG AAGAAACAATTGGACCCAGCAAACCTGTCTGAACGAGATCGCATCACCATTTCAGCCGACCCCGAAGACTACTCGTTTCGGAATTACATCGCTTACGCCGTTTATGCGCCTCTGTATCTGGCCGGACCAATCCTCACATTCAACGACTACATTTCGCAGCTTAAATTCAAGCCGGCTAGTATTGAGAAGCCACGCACAATCCGTTACGGTATCCGATTTCTACTGGTTCTGCTTGCCATGGAACTGATCCTGCACTTTGACTATGTCAGTGCCATCAGTATGGCCAGCCCTGTCTGGGGCGACTATTCAGCTGCCGAGCTTAGTTTGCTGTCATTCTTCAACCTGCACATTATCtggctcaagctcctttTACCATGGCGACTCTTCCGTCTGTGGGCCCTGGTGGATGGCATCGATCCGCCTGAAAACATGGTCCGCTGCGTGAGCAACAACTACAGCACACAGCTGTTCTGGCGCGCATGGCACCGTTCCTACAACCGATGGCTGATTCGGTACCTGTACGTTCCTCTGGGCGGCGCATCCTTCCGCAACTGGGCCGCGGCGGCTCGATCAACATTGACGTTCTTCTGCGTCTTCACGTTTGTAGCCCTGTGGCACGACATTCAACTCCGCCTGCTGATTTGGGGCTGGTTGATTGTGTTGTTCATGGTGCCTGAATGGACGGCGGCATACCTTTTCCCCAAGCGGAAGTGGGAGAGCCGCCCTACAGAGTATCGCATGCTGTGTTGTGTGGGCGCCGTGGCCAAcgtgctgatgatgatggcagcCAACTTGGTTGGGTTTGCGGTAGGTTTGGACGGATTACAGAGTATTATTGCGGGGATACTGCACGACTGGTCAG GGTTCATCTTCTTGACGGTGGCTTGtgcttgtttgtttgtgggCATCCAAGTCATGTTTGAGATTCGCGAGTCGGAAAAGCGCAAGGGTGCGACGCTGAAATGTTGA